A DNA window from Coffea arabica cultivar ET-39 chromosome 6c, Coffea Arabica ET-39 HiFi, whole genome shotgun sequence contains the following coding sequences:
- the LOC113692750 gene encoding transcription factor TGA2.3-like isoform X2 produces MRATEGNATHSSRITDFGVLEQYLGFRIGDGANVNRSPAFNLGVTNAAAGTDLQSGKSANSNLPSAISMPQTTQLQKGSQPNVLSVPVAHHENWGESNMADSSSRTDTSTDPDGEDKNQRGDMGQSTGAATYDSSDKSKEKNMDQKTLRRLAQNREAARKSRLRKKAYVQQLENSRLKLTQLEQELQRARQQGIFISSMGDQSHGTSGNGAMAFDVDYARWLEEHNRHINELRTAVNAHAGDADLRVIVDNVTAHYNDIFRVKGTAAKADVFHILSGMWKTPAERCFMWIGGFRPSELLKLLEHHLEPLTEQQMAGIYNLQESSHQAEDALSQGMEALQQSLAETLANGASGPEGASGNVANYMGQMAMAMGKLGTLEGFLRQADNLRQQTLQQMHRILTTRQSARALLTINDYFSRLRALSSLWLARPREG; encoded by the exons ATGAG GGCCACAGAAGGGAATGCTACTCATTCTTCTCGAATTACAGACTTTGGAGTCCTGGAACAGTATCTAGGTTTCCGCATCGGGGATGGTGCAAATGTCAACCGTA GTCCAGCATTCAATCTAGGTGTAACTAATGCAGCAGCAGGTACTGATCTCCAATCTGGCAAG TCTGCCAATTCAAATTTGCCTTCTGCTATCTCGATGCCTCAAACAACACAATTACAAAAGGGGTCACAACCAAATGTACTTTCTGTACCTGTTGCTCATCATGAGAACTGGGGGGAGTCTAACATGGCAGATTCCAGCTCCCGCACTGATACTTCAACAGATCCAGATGGAGAAGATAAAAATCAGCGG GGTGACATGGGTCAATCCACTGGTGCTGCTACTTATGACTCTAgtgacaaatcaaaagaaaagaacatgGATCAGAAG ACATTGCGTAGACTTGCTCAAAATCGTGAAGCTGCTAGGAAAAGTCGATTGAGAAAGAAA GCTTATGTACAACAACTGGAGAATAGTCGGCTGAAATTAACTCAACTAGAGCAGGAACTCCAAAGGGCACGACAGCAG GGAATATTCATTTCTAGCATGGGTGATCAATCTCACGGAACAAGTGGCAATG GGGCCATGGCGTTTGATGTAGACTACGCTCGTTGGTTGGAAGAACATAATAGGCATATTAATGAGCTTAGGACAGCAGTAAATGCACATGCTGGTGATGCTGATTTGCGTGTAATTGTTGACAATGTCACTGCACACTACAATGATATTTTCAGGGTGAAAGGTACAGCTGCGAAGGCTGATGTCTTCCACATCTTATCGGGTATGTGGAAAACACCTGCAGAAAGGTGTTTTATGTGGATTGGTGGATTCCGCCCATCTGAACTTCTAAAG CTCCTTGAGCATCATTTGGAGCCTCTGACTGAGCAACAGATGGCTGGTATATACAACTTACAGGAATCATCACATCAGGCAGAAGATGCTCTTTCACAGGGCATGGAGGCCCTGCAACAGTCTCTGGCTGAGACATTAGCAAATGGTGCTTCTGGCCCTGAAGGTGCATCTGGAAACGTAGCAAACTACATGGGTCAAATGGCCATGGCAATGGGAAAACTAGGAACTCTTGAAGGTTTCCTCCGCCAG GCAGACAACTTGCGACAGCAGACACTCCAACAGATGCACCGTATACTGACCACAAGACAGTCGGCTCGTGCCCTTCTGACAATAAATGACTATTTCTCGCGTCTTCGAGCCCTGAGTTCCCTTTGGCTGGCCAGGCCACGAGAGGGATGA
- the LOC113692750 gene encoding transcription factor TGA2.3-like isoform X1, producing MGSTTVKVGAEHNRSVASGMPSFISPTPVSNQMATEGNATHSSRITDFGVLEQYLGFRIGDGANVNRSPAFNLGVTNAAAGTDLQSGKSANSNLPSAISMPQTTQLQKGSQPNVLSVPVAHHENWGESNMADSSSRTDTSTDPDGEDKNQRGDMGQSTGAATYDSSDKSKEKNMDQKTLRRLAQNREAARKSRLRKKAYVQQLENSRLKLTQLEQELQRARQQGIFISSMGDQSHGTSGNGAMAFDVDYARWLEEHNRHINELRTAVNAHAGDADLRVIVDNVTAHYNDIFRVKGTAAKADVFHILSGMWKTPAERCFMWIGGFRPSELLKLLEHHLEPLTEQQMAGIYNLQESSHQAEDALSQGMEALQQSLAETLANGASGPEGASGNVANYMGQMAMAMGKLGTLEGFLRQADNLRQQTLQQMHRILTTRQSARALLTINDYFSRLRALSSLWLARPREG from the exons ATGGGTAGCACAACAGTGAAAGTTGGTGCAGAGCATAATAGAAGTGTTGCTTCTGGGATGCCAAGCTTCATTTCTCCAACACCAGTTTCCAATCAAAT GGCCACAGAAGGGAATGCTACTCATTCTTCTCGAATTACAGACTTTGGAGTCCTGGAACAGTATCTAGGTTTCCGCATCGGGGATGGTGCAAATGTCAACCGTA GTCCAGCATTCAATCTAGGTGTAACTAATGCAGCAGCAGGTACTGATCTCCAATCTGGCAAG TCTGCCAATTCAAATTTGCCTTCTGCTATCTCGATGCCTCAAACAACACAATTACAAAAGGGGTCACAACCAAATGTACTTTCTGTACCTGTTGCTCATCATGAGAACTGGGGGGAGTCTAACATGGCAGATTCCAGCTCCCGCACTGATACTTCAACAGATCCAGATGGAGAAGATAAAAATCAGCGG GGTGACATGGGTCAATCCACTGGTGCTGCTACTTATGACTCTAgtgacaaatcaaaagaaaagaacatgGATCAGAAG ACATTGCGTAGACTTGCTCAAAATCGTGAAGCTGCTAGGAAAAGTCGATTGAGAAAGAAA GCTTATGTACAACAACTGGAGAATAGTCGGCTGAAATTAACTCAACTAGAGCAGGAACTCCAAAGGGCACGACAGCAG GGAATATTCATTTCTAGCATGGGTGATCAATCTCACGGAACAAGTGGCAATG GGGCCATGGCGTTTGATGTAGACTACGCTCGTTGGTTGGAAGAACATAATAGGCATATTAATGAGCTTAGGACAGCAGTAAATGCACATGCTGGTGATGCTGATTTGCGTGTAATTGTTGACAATGTCACTGCACACTACAATGATATTTTCAGGGTGAAAGGTACAGCTGCGAAGGCTGATGTCTTCCACATCTTATCGGGTATGTGGAAAACACCTGCAGAAAGGTGTTTTATGTGGATTGGTGGATTCCGCCCATCTGAACTTCTAAAG CTCCTTGAGCATCATTTGGAGCCTCTGACTGAGCAACAGATGGCTGGTATATACAACTTACAGGAATCATCACATCAGGCAGAAGATGCTCTTTCACAGGGCATGGAGGCCCTGCAACAGTCTCTGGCTGAGACATTAGCAAATGGTGCTTCTGGCCCTGAAGGTGCATCTGGAAACGTAGCAAACTACATGGGTCAAATGGCCATGGCAATGGGAAAACTAGGAACTCTTGAAGGTTTCCTCCGCCAG GCAGACAACTTGCGACAGCAGACACTCCAACAGATGCACCGTATACTGACCACAAGACAGTCGGCTCGTGCCCTTCTGACAATAAATGACTATTTCTCGCGTCTTCGAGCCCTGAGTTCCCTTTGGCTGGCCAGGCCACGAGAGGGATGA
- the LOC113692750 gene encoding transcription factor TGA2.3-like isoform X3, whose protein sequence is MPQTTQLQKGSQPNVLSVPVAHHENWGESNMADSSSRTDTSTDPDGEDKNQRGDMGQSTGAATYDSSDKSKEKNMDQKTLRRLAQNREAARKSRLRKKAYVQQLENSRLKLTQLEQELQRARQQGIFISSMGDQSHGTSGNGAMAFDVDYARWLEEHNRHINELRTAVNAHAGDADLRVIVDNVTAHYNDIFRVKGTAAKADVFHILSGMWKTPAERCFMWIGGFRPSELLKLLEHHLEPLTEQQMAGIYNLQESSHQAEDALSQGMEALQQSLAETLANGASGPEGASGNVANYMGQMAMAMGKLGTLEGFLRQADNLRQQTLQQMHRILTTRQSARALLTINDYFSRLRALSSLWLARPREG, encoded by the exons ATGCCTCAAACAACACAATTACAAAAGGGGTCACAACCAAATGTACTTTCTGTACCTGTTGCTCATCATGAGAACTGGGGGGAGTCTAACATGGCAGATTCCAGCTCCCGCACTGATACTTCAACAGATCCAGATGGAGAAGATAAAAATCAGCGG GGTGACATGGGTCAATCCACTGGTGCTGCTACTTATGACTCTAgtgacaaatcaaaagaaaagaacatgGATCAGAAG ACATTGCGTAGACTTGCTCAAAATCGTGAAGCTGCTAGGAAAAGTCGATTGAGAAAGAAA GCTTATGTACAACAACTGGAGAATAGTCGGCTGAAATTAACTCAACTAGAGCAGGAACTCCAAAGGGCACGACAGCAG GGAATATTCATTTCTAGCATGGGTGATCAATCTCACGGAACAAGTGGCAATG GGGCCATGGCGTTTGATGTAGACTACGCTCGTTGGTTGGAAGAACATAATAGGCATATTAATGAGCTTAGGACAGCAGTAAATGCACATGCTGGTGATGCTGATTTGCGTGTAATTGTTGACAATGTCACTGCACACTACAATGATATTTTCAGGGTGAAAGGTACAGCTGCGAAGGCTGATGTCTTCCACATCTTATCGGGTATGTGGAAAACACCTGCAGAAAGGTGTTTTATGTGGATTGGTGGATTCCGCCCATCTGAACTTCTAAAG CTCCTTGAGCATCATTTGGAGCCTCTGACTGAGCAACAGATGGCTGGTATATACAACTTACAGGAATCATCACATCAGGCAGAAGATGCTCTTTCACAGGGCATGGAGGCCCTGCAACAGTCTCTGGCTGAGACATTAGCAAATGGTGCTTCTGGCCCTGAAGGTGCATCTGGAAACGTAGCAAACTACATGGGTCAAATGGCCATGGCAATGGGAAAACTAGGAACTCTTGAAGGTTTCCTCCGCCAG GCAGACAACTTGCGACAGCAGACACTCCAACAGATGCACCGTATACTGACCACAAGACAGTCGGCTCGTGCCCTTCTGACAATAAATGACTATTTCTCGCGTCTTCGAGCCCTGAGTTCCCTTTGGCTGGCCAGGCCACGAGAGGGATGA
- the LOC140008678 gene encoding uncharacterized protein, translating to MIFLRHHLDEGLKSEYLTVKDPLVLWRDLKERFDHLKLVVLPKARYDWLHLRLQDFKSVDEYNSTMFRITSQLSLCGEKVTDEDMLEKTFSTFHVFNMLLQQQYREKGFKKYSELIACLLLAEQNNELLLKNHESRPTGASPFPEANATQFQNSGRGRGRGRRGGRGGGRGRGRGRGRDRSKCVPRENFNRGKQQNVSQKRENNYDQKNGENKVYEEKCYRCGMEGHWSRTCRTAEHLVDLYQASLKKKDKGVETNFIDQKNDYDDGDDADMTHLDVADFFEHPEDVNKYPMII from the coding sequence ATGATTTTTCTTCGTCATCATTTAGATGAAGGATTAAAATCAGAATATCTTACTGTTAAAGATCCTCTTGTCCTTTGGCGAGATTTGAAAGAAAGATTCGACCACCTGAAGTTGGTCGTTCTTCCAAAAGCTCGATATGATTGGCTTCACTTACGGCTGCAAGATTTTAAATCTGTCGACGAATATAATTCAACCATGTTCAGAATCACTTCTCAATTATCATTATGTGGCGAAAAAGTTACTGATGAAGATATGTTAGAAAAAACATTTTCTACTTTTCATGTCTTTAACATGCTCCTGCAGCAGCAATATCGAGAGAAGgggtttaaaaaatattctgaacTTATTGCATGTCTTCTCTTGGCTGAACAAAACAATGAATTGTTGCTGAAAAATCATGAGTCCCGACCAACTGGTGCAAGTCCATTCCCTGAAGCGAATGCGACCCAATTTCAAAATTCtggtcgaggtcgtggacgtggccgtagAGGTGGCCGTGGAGGAGGCCGCGGACGTGGCCGTGGCCGTGGACGTGATCGTAGTAAATGTGTGCCCCGTGAAAATTTTAACCGGGGCAAGCAACAAAATGTTTCCCAAAAGAGGGAAAATAACTACGAtcagaaaaatggagaaaataaagtttatgaagaaaaatgctaCCGGTGTGGTATGGAAGGTCATTGGTCTCGTACCTGTCGTACGGCCGAACATCTTGTTGACCTCTATCAAGCatcattgaaaaagaaagacaaaggtGTTGAGACAAATTTCATTGATCAAAAGAATGACTATGATGATGGTGATGATGCTGACATGACACACCTCGATGTTGCTGATTTTTTTGAACATCCTGAAGATGTCAACAAATATCCCATGATTATTTAG
- the LOC113692040 gene encoding uncharacterized protein, with product MPNRTRPMAALLVFTGLNAILVSTIEPVYDFVCFHPYWERRRERRRREREAALAKSPVSH from the exons atgccTAATCGAACTCGGCCGATGGCAGCATTATTGGTGTTTACCGGACTCAATGCCATTTTGGTCTCAACAATTGAACCAGTCTACGATTTCGTCTGCTTCCATCCCTACTGGGAACGCAGG AGAGAACGCCGGCGTCGGGAACGTGAGGCTGCACTGGCGAAGAGTCCGGTATCGCATTGA